One genomic region from Zalophus californianus isolate mZalCal1 chromosome 2, mZalCal1.pri.v2, whole genome shotgun sequence encodes:
- the LOC113925570 gene encoding LOW QUALITY PROTEIN: transmembrane protease serine 11B-like (The sequence of the model RefSeq protein was modified relative to this genomic sequence to represent the inferred CDS: inserted 1 base in 1 codon; substituted 2 bases at 2 genomic stop codons), whose translation MSEESMEESKTAACKLGRQYWQKMERRLHQKALILIITIIVTTTIIIIITIIVADNTTTVRILCTAIFFSFHGNGMSSQRRSWPVWMVILIFFGVTTILGVTIGLLVHFLAAGKIFYYQGDFHISGVIYNDSCENGDSQASTDLSKNIETKMSDAFQNSSIYKDYINSQVIKILXNISVVSSPDPNGSSVQLQLTFKFPPAKRDNMKTEIEVILQQILKDNMAFWNAVPTSMRLIEISKANVEMLTNNCCGRSANSIIPGNRIVNGKNALVGAWPWQASMQWKGQHYCGASLISSRWLLSAAHCFAEEVXKKNNSDNWIVNFGTVVNKPYMTQKVQNIXFHENYSRAGVYNDIALVQLAEEVSFAKYVRRICLPEAKMKLSENASVVVTGWGTLYMNGPLPVILQRTSVKIIDNKVCNAPHALSGKVTDKMLCAGFMSGKADACQNDSGGPLAYLDSRNIWHLVGIVSWGNGCAKKNKPGVYTRVTTYCDWITFKTGL comes from the exons CTACACCAGAAGGCCCTTATTTTAATTATCACTATCAttgtcaccaccaccatcatcatcatcatcaccatcattgttGCTGACAACACCACAACAGTCAGAATATTATGTACAG ccatttttttttcctttcatgggaATGGCATGTCCTCCCAGAGAAGATCTTGGCCAGTATGGATGGTGATCCTTATTTTTTTTGGAGTGACAACCATCTTGGGAGTAACTATTGGTCTCCTTGTTCATTTTCTGGCAGCTG GAAAGATTTTCTATTACCAAGGTGATTTTCATATTTCTGGAGTTATATACAATGATAGTTGTGAAAATGGAGATTCACAAGCCAGCACAGATCTGAGCAAAAATATAGAGACTAAA ATGTCCGATGCTTTTCAAAATTCTAGTATATATAAAGACTATATCAACTCTCAGGTCATCAAAATTCTCTAA aacatttctgttgtttctagtCCTGATCCCAATGGCTCAAGTGTACAGTTACAGCTGACATTCAAATTTCCTCCAGCAAAGAGGGATAACATGAAGACTGAAATTGAAGTTATCTTACAGCAGATACTGAAAGACAACATGGCATTCTGGAATGCAGTCCCTACTTCCATGAGACTCATAG aaatcaGCAAGGCTAATGTTGAAATGCTTACCAACAACT GTTGTGGAAGATCAGCCAACAGTATCATACCAGGCAACCGAATTGTGAATGGGAAGAATGCCCTGGTGGGAGCATGGCCATGGCAAGCCAGCATGCAATGGAAGGGTCAACACTATTGTGGGGCATCTCTGATCAGCAGCCGGTGGCTATTATCTGCAGCTCACTGCTTTGCTGAGGAAGTGTGAAA gaaaaataattcagACAATTGGATTGTCAACTTTGGAACTGTAGTAAATAAACCATATATGACACAGAAAGtccaaaaca attttcatgaaaattataGTAGGGCTGGAGTTTATAATGATATTGCCCTTGTGCAGCTTGCTGAAGAAGTCTCTTTTGCAAAGTATGTTCGTAGGATTTGTCTTCCTGAAGCCAAAATGAAGCTCTCAGAAAATGCCAGTGTTGTAGTTACAGGATGGGGAACACTTTATATGAATG GTCCCCTTCCAGTGATACTTCAGCGAACCTCTGTGAAGATTATCGACAACAAAGTTTGCAATGCTCCACATGCATTATCTGGCAAGGTGACTGATAAAATGCTATGTGCTGGATTTATGTCAGGAAAAGCTGATGCTTGTCAG AATGATTCTGGTGGACCACTAGCTTACCTGGACTCTAGAAATATCTGGCACCTCGTTGGAATAGTAAGCTGGGGTAATGGATGCGCTAAAAAGAATAAGCCAGGTGTTTATACACGAGTGACTACTTATTGTGATTGGATTACTTTTAAGACTGGACTCTGA